The DNA segment ATAAGTGCTTTCATCTCTAATCACACTCCGCTTCTATCTTGATCAGGAATGATCAGGGTGATTTGTACGCCGACCGGATCAAGGTTGCTGATCGCCAGCGCGGCATTATCTCCATTGACAAGCTGCAGCCTAGCGAGAACATTGGCCAAGCCGATCGAAGGGCGGCTTGTCTCATCCCCGTCATTCACCGGTTGATGGATTGTGGCGGGGGATAAATCGCTTAGTTCCTCCTGCAGCTGTTTCAATCTGATTTCAGGGATCTGTGCCCCATTGTTCTGTACGACGATCTCCACCTGTCCTCCCCGCCGCAGCCGCTTAGCAAACAGCATGACTTCGCCATTCCAAGCTGTACGATCCAATCCGTGTTTAAAATAGTTTTCGACGATCGGCTGCAAAATCATTTTAGGCATAGGCAGGTCAAGCAGCGAATCATCCACATCATAATGAAATTGGAAGCGATTTTCAAATCGTTCCTTCTGCAGCTCGATATATGCTTTCACATGTTCAAGCTCGTCCCGCAAGGTAACGTTCTTATCCTCGTTATGCATGCTGTAGTGCATCATTTTCGCCAGAGCCGACAGCAGCGCATAAATTCGCGGCATCTTCAATTCCAGCGCTAGTGTGCCTATAATTTGCAGCGTATTATTCAGAAAATGGGGATTGATCTGGGCCTGCATCGCCCGCAATTGATTCGTCTTGTTCGCCAGTTCCAGCTTGTATTCACGCAAAATCAGGTTATTGATCGTGTCCATCATACTGCGGAAGCGCAGCATGACCGCACCAATCTCGTCATTGCTGGCCGGCTGGATGTCAACGTTCAAATTACCGGATTGAATTTGATTCATATACCGATTTAATTGCTTAATAGGTGCAGTAATTCGCAGTGTTATAAATATAGTGGCACCGGCGATGACCATAAGAGAGATAGCGAGAAGCAGCAGATTTATAGTTACTGCCTTGTTGGCTTCTTCGTTTAAATACGATACGGGGATTTGTTTAACAAGCACCCAGTTTGCCCCCGCCTTTTCTAAACGCTGATATATGAAAACATTGTTATCTTGCTCGAAATGTCCGTGAAGCTTGCTCGCAGCCGCGATATGTTCATTATACCAGTCCGATTCCAGCGGCAGTCCAAGCTGACTTTCATCGTCGCTATAAACGATAGCACCGTTCTGGTCAAGAATATATACTTTTTCATGATTGATTTCGTATAAATGCTCCACGATTTCTGTAAGCGCCGACAGCTTTACATCGATTGCCAGATAGCCGATGACTTCGCTTGAAGGTACCTTTTCTATCTTGCGATGCAGCGTAAATACAGGCTCGGGCGGGTAGTTTGGCTGAATGGGAGCAAATCCGTAAATATGACTCATATGCGTCTTCTGCACGGTTAAACTACGATCATTATTAAGCAAAATATCCTCATATGGATCGGTGTCGTAATGTCGTTTAGGCGTGTTCAATGTGAGCAGGGTAGCTCTGCGATTTACATTCTCGTAGAGATACACCTGATAAATATCCGGGATTGATGTTGAAATATAGGACAAGGCGGCATATACCCGCGAACTGCTCTGTGGGTCATCATACCCACCTTCGAGAAGCCGGAATAATTCCGCATTGGAATAGATGGTGGACGAACTACGATTGAGATCACTTAAGAGTTCAGCAAGATTTCGCTGACCTTGGTATAGCAAATTGGCATTCTCCTGAACAGCCCTAGTTCTTAATGACTGAGTGGTGTACAGGTAAGTGACAAACATGGTGGCTACAATGGGAATGATCGTGGCGATCAGCATAAAGACGATTAACTTGGTGCGAATGCTATTCCATTTCACTAGGATATCTCTCCGATCAATAAATTACACCTGAGTGTTCACCTTAGTAGGTGTTCCGAAGGATGGAACACGTTCATAATTAACAATACAACAGTTACTCGGTAGAAAGAAAGGGGGCTGCGGCATGAGCAGCAAGCGACTGTCTTCATGGGGGCTGCAGTTATTTTTTATAGGGCCTGTTCTACTGTTCTTTGCAATTATCATGATCGTTCCATTCTTGCTTGGTATGTATTATTCGTTGACGGACTGGAACGGTGTATCTGGATCAGTGAACTGGGTAGGTTTAGAAAATTTTATCAAAGTATTCAGGAATGACCCGGATTTCTGGTCTTCGTTCTGGTTTACGGTAAGATTTACTCTTGTAGGTGTAATACTTACGAACGTTGTCGGATTTTTCTTGGCCTATTTCCTAACTAAGGCTTTGAAGCTCCGCAACGTTTTGCGAACGATCTTCTTTATGCCGAACGTCATCGGTGGACTGCTTCTCGGGTTTATCTGGCAGTTTATTTTCATTAAAGGATTCTCTACGATGGCGGATCTGACCGGATGGTCATTCTTTGGTCTACCATGGCTAGGGGATGCAGCAACAGGGTTCTGGGGAATTACAATTGTGTTCGTATGGCAAACAGCAGGGTATTTGATGGTTGTTTATATATCCTCACTGACGAATGTTCCCTCTGAAGTGATGGAAGCAGCAGAAATCGATGGTGCAAGCCGTTGGCAAATGCTGCGCAGTATTATTATTCCGCTGATTATGCCAGCTATCACCATCTGCTTATTTCTTGCCATATCCTGGGCGTTTAAGATGTTTGACTTGAATCTGTCACTGACAAAGGGTGGGCCATTCAAGTCGACAGAATCCGTAGCTATGAACATTTATGTGGAGGCTTTCCAAAATAACAGATATGGTATGGGGACGGCTAAAGCGATGTTGTTCTTCATCATTGTTGCTGTGATCACTTTGTTCCAGGTTCGCCTGACGAAGAGCAAGGAGGTCGAAGCTTAATGAAGAAATATGGCGTTCGAATGATAGTTACAGAGCTTGTTATGGTATTGGTAGCGTTAGTCTTCTTGGCACCGTTCTACTTCCTGTTTGTTAACTCAGTCAAGCCGTTTGGTGAAATTATGTCTAATTCGGCAAGTTGGCCAGCGGTATTTCATTGGGAGAATTACAGTAAAGCGTGGGAGCTTACTAGATTTCCAGAGGCGTTTACCAACTCATTAATCATAACTGTCATTAGTGTGCTGCTCATGGCGCTGATCAGCTCCATGGGAGCATACCGTATGGTTCGCTCAGATACAATATTCAATAGATTGCTGTTCTTCTTATTCATAGCAGCGATGGTTATTCCGTTCCAATCGATTATGATTCCGCTTATGCGCGTCGTGAACGTGCTTGGCGTGAATAACAGCATGGCAGGCCTTATTCTAACCTATCTCGGTCTGGGCGCGCCGATGTCGTTATTCCTCTTCCATGGTTTCGTCAAATCGATTCCACTGGAAATTGAAGAAGCGGCTACGGTGGATGGATGCACGCCGATTACTGTCTTTTTCCGGATTGTACTGCCTATGCTTAGACCGATGTTGATGACGGTTATTGTACTAAATT comes from the Paenibacillus lentus genome and includes:
- a CDS encoding carbohydrate ABC transporter permease, translated to MSSKRLSSWGLQLFFIGPVLLFFAIIMIVPFLLGMYYSLTDWNGVSGSVNWVGLENFIKVFRNDPDFWSSFWFTVRFTLVGVILTNVVGFFLAYFLTKALKLRNVLRTIFFMPNVIGGLLLGFIWQFIFIKGFSTMADLTGWSFFGLPWLGDAATGFWGITIVFVWQTAGYLMVVYISSLTNVPSEVMEAAEIDGASRWQMLRSIIIPLIMPAITICLFLAISWAFKMFDLNLSLTKGGPFKSTESVAMNIYVEAFQNNRYGMGTAKAMLFFIIVAVITLFQVRLTKSKEVEA
- a CDS encoding cache domain-containing sensor histidine kinase, which encodes MKWNSIRTKLIVFMLIATIIPIVATMFVTYLYTTQSLRTRAVQENANLLYQGQRNLAELLSDLNRSSSTIYSNAELFRLLEGGYDDPQSSSRVYAALSYISTSIPDIYQVYLYENVNRRATLLTLNTPKRHYDTDPYEDILLNNDRSLTVQKTHMSHIYGFAPIQPNYPPEPVFTLHRKIEKVPSSEVIGYLAIDVKLSALTEIVEHLYEINHEKVYILDQNGAIVYSDDESQLGLPLESDWYNEHIAAASKLHGHFEQDNNVFIYQRLEKAGANWVLVKQIPVSYLNEEANKAVTINLLLLAISLMVIAGATIFITLRITAPIKQLNRYMNQIQSGNLNVDIQPASNDEIGAVMLRFRSMMDTINNLILREYKLELANKTNQLRAMQAQINPHFLNNTLQIIGTLALELKMPRIYALLSALAKMMHYSMHNEDKNVTLRDELEHVKAYIELQKERFENRFQFHYDVDDSLLDLPMPKMILQPIVENYFKHGLDRTAWNGEVMLFAKRLRRGGQVEIVVQNNGAQIPEIRLKQLQEELSDLSPATIHQPVNDGDETSRPSIGLANVLARLQLVNGDNAALAISNLDPVGVQITLIIPDQDRSGV
- a CDS encoding carbohydrate ABC transporter permease, whose translation is MKKYGVRMIVTELVMVLVALVFLAPFYFLFVNSVKPFGEIMSNSASWPAVFHWENYSKAWELTRFPEAFTNSLIITVISVLLMALISSMGAYRMVRSDTIFNRLLFFLFIAAMVIPFQSIMIPLMRVVNVLGVNNSMAGLILTYLGLGAPMSLFLFHGFVKSIPLEIEEAATVDGCTPITVFFRIVLPMLRPMLMTVIVLNCLWVWNDYLLPSLILQRPEMRTIPLATFAFFGQYTKQWDIALPALVLGIAPIIIFFLFLQRYIVEGIAAGSVKG